The following are encoded together in the Erwinia sp. E602 genome:
- the yfbR gene encoding 5'-deoxynucleotidase has protein sequence MNQSHFFAHLSRLKLINRWPLMRNVRTENVSEHSLQVAMVAHALAVIKNKKFNGNLNADRIAMMAIYHDASEVLTGDLPTPVKYYNAQIAHEYKKIEKIAQQKLIEMLPEELRSAWAPLIDEQQHSEAETAIVKQADALCAYLKCLEELSAGNNEFLLAKARLEKTLAQRHSPEMDYFMTVFVPSFSLSLDEISQESL, from the coding sequence ATGAACCAGAGTCATTTTTTCGCCCACCTCTCGCGCCTGAAGCTGATCAACCGCTGGCCGCTGATGCGCAACGTGCGCACCGAAAACGTCTCCGAGCACAGCCTGCAGGTGGCCATGGTCGCCCACGCGCTGGCGGTGATTAAAAATAAGAAATTCAACGGCAACCTCAACGCCGACCGTATCGCGATGATGGCCATTTATCATGATGCCAGCGAAGTGCTGACCGGCGACCTGCCGACGCCCGTTAAGTACTACAACGCGCAAATCGCCCACGAATACAAAAAGATTGAGAAGATTGCCCAGCAGAAGCTGATCGAAATGCTGCCGGAAGAGCTGCGTTCGGCCTGGGCACCGCTGATAGATGAGCAACAGCACAGCGAGGCGGAGACCGCCATCGTCAAACAGGCGGACGCGCTTTGCGCTTATCTGAAGTGCCTGGAGGAGCTGTCGGCGGGTAACAACGAGTTCCTGCTGGCCAAGGCGCGGCTGGAGAAAACCCTCGCCCAGCGCCACAGCCCGGAGATGGACTACTTTATGACCGTATTTGTGCCGAGCTTCAGCTTATCGCTGGATGAGATTAGTCAGGAGTCGCTGTAA
- a CDS encoding sugar phosphatase gives MKSKGFLFDLDGTLVDSLAVVEQSWIIWGERHGIAADEILAFIHGKQAITSLRHFMPGASEEAIRAEFLWLEQLEATETEGIVALPGALALLATLDELAIPWAIVTSGSVPVASARHRVAGLPQPHAFVTAERVTRGKPEPDAYLLGAQLLELEPEQCVVVEDAAAGILSGLAAGCHVIAVNAPADAPRLEDVDMALSSLEELIIHKDAEGFVHVHRRH, from the coding sequence GTGAAGAGTAAAGGCTTTTTATTTGATTTAGACGGTACGCTGGTGGATTCGCTGGCGGTGGTTGAGCAGTCCTGGATCATCTGGGGCGAACGCCACGGTATTGCGGCGGACGAGATCCTCGCCTTTATCCACGGCAAGCAGGCGATTACCTCGCTGCGCCACTTTATGCCTGGTGCCTCCGAAGAGGCGATCCGCGCCGAGTTCCTCTGGCTGGAGCAGCTGGAAGCGACCGAAACGGAGGGGATCGTGGCGCTGCCGGGGGCGCTGGCGCTGCTGGCGACCCTCGACGAGCTGGCTATTCCCTGGGCGATCGTGACCTCGGGATCGGTGCCGGTGGCCAGCGCCCGTCACCGCGTGGCCGGGCTGCCGCAGCCGCACGCCTTTGTCACCGCTGAGCGCGTGACGCGCGGTAAGCCGGAGCCGGACGCCTATCTGCTCGGCGCGCAGCTGCTGGAGCTGGAGCCGGAACAGTGCGTGGTGGTGGAAGACGCCGCCGCCGGTATCCTTTCCGGGCTGGCCGCCGGCTGCCACGTGATCGCCGTCAACGCTCCGGCCGACGCGCCGCGGCTTGAGGACGTGGATATGGCGCTGAGCTCGCTGGAAGAGCTGATTATCCATAAAGATGCAGAAGGTTTCGTGCACGTCCACCGCCGCCACTGA